Proteins from a single region of Murdochiella vaginalis:
- a CDS encoding ABC transporter ATP-binding protein — MKKQSPIKRLWELAASQHAGLKLSVSLAVLGVLGGIVPYVVAGQVLTNLFNGVTDFSAYMKACVVGLLGYAVKSVLYSLSLSVSHKATFELLQELREKMLHKLPKLSLGKVTATPSGEWKQLIVDQVESLERPVAHLIPEMTANMVGPLCILIYLIVLDWRMALLSLVSIPIGMFFMSIIMKSYGKQYAGSVQVGAQMNAAIAEYAGGIEVIKAFNQGESSYHKFSEKILANAQYYYDWMKSVQFLMSLSKSILPTTLLAVLPAGYLFYQSGSLDGGTFLTTVILSFSLSGLLMAAMNFVDSLARVGTVVGQIDALLAAEEQQHEKHPISFNKHDIVLDHVSFSYESGEDAKEIIHDVSLSIKDGSFNAFVGPSGGGKSTLAKLIAGYWDVEKGSIAIGGINAKKVPLEQLYNSVSFVSQDNFLFNESIRNNIRMGCLSATDEDVEHIAKLSGCHDFIENLENGYDTIAGEGGTHLSGGERQRISIARAMLKNAPIVIFDEATAYIDPENEVLMQQALGQLVAGKTVIAIAHRLSTITGADQIFVIEEGKIENHGTHQELLEKSKLYQSMWLAHVGAKGGK; from the coding sequence ATGAAAAAACAAAGTCCCATAAAGCGTCTGTGGGAACTGGCTGCCAGTCAGCACGCCGGACTAAAACTCTCTGTGAGTCTTGCGGTACTTGGAGTTTTAGGTGGTATCGTTCCCTACGTGGTTGCGGGACAGGTTCTGACAAACTTATTTAATGGTGTGACAGACTTCAGTGCTTATATGAAAGCCTGCGTTGTCGGGCTTTTAGGCTATGCCGTGAAATCCGTTCTATATTCACTGTCGCTTTCCGTTTCCCATAAAGCCACTTTTGAACTTTTACAGGAACTGCGCGAAAAAATGCTGCACAAGCTTCCAAAACTCTCGCTGGGGAAAGTAACAGCGACACCCAGCGGTGAATGGAAGCAGCTCATTGTAGATCAGGTGGAAAGTTTGGAGCGTCCGGTTGCTCATCTTATTCCGGAAATGACGGCAAATATGGTGGGGCCGCTCTGTATTTTGATTTATCTCATTGTACTGGACTGGCGCATGGCACTGTTATCTTTGGTATCCATTCCGATCGGAATGTTTTTTATGAGTATCATTATGAAAAGCTACGGCAAGCAATATGCCGGCTCGGTCCAGGTTGGCGCTCAGATGAATGCCGCTATTGCGGAATATGCCGGAGGCATTGAAGTTATTAAAGCTTTCAATCAAGGAGAGAGCAGCTATCACAAGTTTTCCGAGAAAATTCTCGCAAATGCCCAATACTACTACGACTGGATGAAAAGCGTTCAGTTCTTAATGTCGCTGTCTAAATCGATACTTCCTACAACGCTGCTTGCTGTTTTGCCGGCAGGATATCTTTTTTATCAAAGTGGAAGTTTGGACGGAGGCACATTTTTGACGACGGTGATCCTCTCTTTCTCCCTTTCGGGCCTTTTGATGGCTGCCATGAATTTTGTGGACAGTTTGGCTCGGGTGGGAACGGTTGTCGGTCAGATTGATGCGCTCTTAGCTGCCGAAGAGCAGCAGCATGAAAAACACCCGATATCGTTCAACAAACACGACATTGTTCTTGATCATGTTTCTTTTTCCTATGAATCCGGTGAAGATGCCAAAGAAATTATTCATGATGTTTCTTTAAGCATAAAAGACGGGAGCTTTAATGCATTTGTAGGTCCATCCGGCGGCGGCAAATCGACCTTAGCAAAACTGATAGCCGGCTATTGGGATGTGGAAAAAGGAAGCATCGCTATCGGTGGCATCAATGCGAAAAAGGTTCCCTTAGAACAACTCTATAACAGCGTTTCCTTTGTATCTCAGGATAATTTTCTCTTTAACGAAAGCATTCGCAACAACATTCGCATGGGTTGCTTGAGTGCTACGGATGAAGACGTGGAGCACATTGCGAAGCTCTCGGGCTGTCATGACTTTATTGAGAATCTGGAAAACGGTTATGACACGATTGCAGGAGAAGGAGGCACTCATCTTTCCGGAGGTGAGCGTCAGCGGATTTCTATTGCGCGCGCCATGCTTAAAAACGCCCCGATTGTCATTTTCGACGAAGCAACAGCATACATTGATCCCGAGAATGAAGTGCTGATGCAGCAAGCACTGGGACAACTTGTTGCGGGGAAGACCGTTATCGCAATCGCTCATAGACTTTCCACCATCACGGGAGCCGATCAAATCTTCGTCATAGAAGAAGGAAAAATCGAAAATCATGGCACACATCAAGAGCTGCTTGAAAAGTCAAAGCTCTATCAAAGTATGTGGCTTGCTCATGTAGGCGCGAAAGGAGGCAAATAA
- a CDS encoding ABC transporter ATP-binding protein: MDIMKVNIERFTYQGEEKSSLHAIHFAIAPGKLVVLTGNSGCGKTTLTRVMNGLIPDQYEGTLDGKVTLLDQNLHDFKTGTLAKVIGNVFQNPSDQFFTRKAEDEVALVGENLGMPQAELRKRVKKAFEYMSIAHLMDKNLNELSGGEKQRVAIASTLVYDTKIIFFDEPSASLDQEGIRDLQGILKLLKASGRTIIIAEHRLYFLEDLYDKLYVMKDGTFIKEFDAGELKSSDCKDLGLRAIDFSALVPHNTTKTGERVFSAKDVHVSVGKKELISNLSFDLHSDEIMGIVGTNGIGKSSLGRVLCGLAGKKQDISWGKTQRERLKNAYYMMQDVDYQLFFDTVENEALANGKKISDAYLAEVSWIIKHIDLWNKRSEHPQNLSGGQKQRLALANAFLSEKQILILDEPTSGLDYMHMDKIAELIFELAKGRPTLIITHDIELLLKVCRTVLLIKQDGYEKLDLQTAEYHKLISYFDQMMK; the protein is encoded by the coding sequence ATGGACATCATGAAAGTCAATATTGAGCGCTTTACCTATCAAGGAGAAGAAAAGTCATCTTTGCATGCTATTCATTTTGCGATTGCACCGGGAAAACTGGTCGTACTCACCGGTAATTCCGGCTGCGGAAAAACAACGCTTACCAGAGTGATGAACGGACTCATACCGGATCAGTATGAAGGCACACTGGATGGCAAAGTCACATTATTGGATCAAAATCTGCATGATTTTAAGACGGGTACCTTGGCTAAGGTCATCGGCAACGTATTTCAAAATCCATCCGATCAATTCTTTACCCGCAAGGCAGAAGATGAGGTCGCCCTTGTCGGAGAGAACCTCGGCATGCCGCAGGCGGAACTGAGAAAACGGGTGAAGAAAGCTTTTGAGTACATGAGCATTGCTCACTTAATGGATAAAAATTTGAATGAACTTTCCGGTGGAGAAAAACAGCGGGTAGCTATTGCCTCTACCTTAGTTTATGACACAAAGATTATTTTCTTTGATGAGCCTTCAGCTTCCCTTGATCAAGAAGGTATCCGAGATTTGCAAGGCATCCTGAAATTGCTCAAAGCGTCGGGTAGAACCATCATCATCGCCGAACACCGACTATATTTTTTGGAGGATCTCTACGATAAGCTCTATGTCATGAAAGACGGAACTTTTATCAAAGAATTTGATGCGGGCGAACTGAAATCATCCGATTGTAAAGACTTGGGACTTCGAGCGATAGATTTTTCCGCACTTGTTCCGCACAACACGACAAAGACAGGTGAGCGTGTTTTTTCTGCGAAGGATGTTCATGTCTCTGTAGGCAAAAAAGAACTCATCTCGAATTTATCCTTTGACTTACATTCCGATGAAATCATGGGGATTGTCGGCACAAATGGTATCGGAAAAAGCAGTTTAGGTCGTGTTCTCTGCGGACTTGCCGGCAAGAAGCAAGATATTTCATGGGGAAAAACTCAGCGAGAACGACTGAAAAATGCCTACTACATGATGCAGGATGTAGACTACCAGCTGTTTTTTGATACCGTAGAAAACGAGGCGCTCGCGAACGGCAAAAAAATAAGCGATGCTTATTTGGCAGAGGTCTCTTGGATCATTAAGCATATTGATCTTTGGAATAAACGCAGCGAGCATCCGCAAAACTTATCCGGCGGGCAAAAGCAAAGGCTGGCTCTCGCCAATGCTTTTTTGAGTGAAAAGCAAATTCTTATTTTGGATGAGCCGACCAGCGGTTTGGATTACATGCACATGGATAAAATCGCCGAGCTTATCTTTGAACTTGCCAAAGGTCGCCCGACACTTATTATTACGCATGACATTGAACTATTACTGAAAGTCTGCCGGACGGTCCTTCTGATCAAACAAGATGGATATGAGAAACTTGATTTACAGACGGCAGAATATCATAAGCTCATTTCTTATTTTGATCAGATGATGAAATAA
- a CDS encoding ABC transporter ATP-binding protein — protein MLNALKKIGHFAGEEQGNIRKSIAVSFLFAIFYMFQIGAVYFVILGMLGKDIGINPALLALLFLLISIFGRALTNYFAQLEQTHAGYFMVARQRLAVANKMKTVPMGYFDEANTGNIVGTLTTVLGDVENTAPVVLINIMGGFLNAFVFTLITLIWDWRIGLIVIVGTLIYLWVTSAMEKKTAHLAPKRQEAQAELVEAVLEQIKGMSIIKSFNLTGKGDKKVHAAIRRNKKTNLAIEKMFTPYNMAQDFVLKLFSILIIVAAIYLYVQGTMLPENALMSVIISFMIFAQIDSAGSSMAVLRVVSSSIDQVENLKQMPVMDIHGEDIRPKKASIKVANIDFSYGSKEILHDVSFTVPEKTTTAIVGPSGSGKTTVCNLIARFWDVNAGSIKIGGHDIRDYTLTSLMDQISMVFQSVYLFQDTIENNIKFGNMNATHEEVVQAAQKAACHDFIMSLPEGYKTVIGEGGASLSGGEKQRISIARAILKDAPIIIFDEATANVDPENEDKLQQAMNSLMKDKTIIMIAHRLKTVENADQILVIDEGKVVASGTHNELAAKDGIYSRFLQARKTAESWKI, from the coding sequence ATGTTGAACGCACTGAAAAAAATAGGACATTTTGCCGGAGAGGAACAGGGCAATATTAGAAAGTCCATCGCCGTTTCCTTTCTTTTTGCCATTTTCTATATGTTTCAAATTGGTGCTGTTTACTTTGTCATCTTAGGGATGCTGGGAAAAGATATCGGCATAAACCCTGCTCTTTTGGCACTCCTTTTTCTCCTTATCAGCATCTTCGGACGTGCTCTTACCAACTACTTTGCTCAGCTCGAGCAAACGCATGCCGGCTACTTCATGGTGGCTCGGCAGAGACTTGCGGTCGCAAACAAAATGAAGACCGTGCCTATGGGCTATTTTGATGAAGCAAACACCGGCAATATTGTAGGAACGCTTACTACGGTTCTCGGTGATGTAGAAAACACAGCTCCGGTTGTGCTGATCAATATCATGGGAGGCTTTCTCAATGCTTTTGTGTTTACTTTAATAACCTTGATCTGGGATTGGCGTATCGGTCTCATCGTTATTGTCGGTACACTGATTTATTTGTGGGTTACCTCGGCGATGGAGAAAAAGACGGCACACCTTGCACCGAAACGCCAAGAAGCGCAAGCAGAACTGGTGGAAGCCGTCCTTGAACAGATTAAGGGAATGTCCATTATTAAATCCTTTAATCTGACAGGGAAAGGTGATAAAAAGGTTCATGCGGCAATTCGTCGTAACAAGAAGACCAACCTTGCTATTGAAAAAATGTTTACGCCTTATAATATGGCCCAGGATTTTGTGCTAAAGCTCTTTAGCATTTTGATTATCGTTGCAGCTATTTACCTTTACGTGCAAGGAACTATGCTTCCGGAAAATGCTCTGATGTCCGTTATCATTTCCTTTATGATTTTTGCCCAGATTGATTCCGCCGGTTCATCTATGGCTGTTTTGCGTGTGGTATCCAGTTCTATTGATCAGGTAGAAAACCTAAAACAGATGCCGGTTATGGATATTCATGGTGAAGACATCCGTCCGAAAAAAGCCTCCATAAAGGTAGCAAATATTGACTTTTCGTATGGAAGCAAAGAAATTTTGCATGATGTAAGCTTTACCGTTCCGGAAAAAACAACCACGGCCATCGTAGGCCCTTCTGGATCCGGGAAAACAACGGTTTGTAATTTAATTGCCCGTTTCTGGGATGTCAATGCAGGAAGCATCAAAATTGGAGGACATGATATTCGGGACTATACGTTGACCTCTTTGATGGATCAGATCTCTATGGTGTTCCAAAGCGTCTATTTGTTCCAAGACACCATTGAAAACAATATCAAATTTGGAAACATGAATGCCACGCATGAAGAAGTCGTTCAAGCTGCTCAAAAAGCAGCTTGCCATGATTTTATCATGAGTCTGCCGGAAGGCTATAAAACGGTAATCGGAGAAGGCGGTGCATCTCTTTCCGGCGGTGAAAAACAGCGTATCTCTATTGCAAGAGCCATCCTCAAAGATGCGCCCATCATCATATTCGATGAAGCAACAGCCAATGTCGATCCGGAAAACGAAGATAAGCTTCAGCAGGCTATGAACAGCTTAATGAAAGATAAAACCATCATTATGATTGCTCATCGCTTGAAAACAGTTGAAAACGCCGATCAAATTTTAGTGATTGATGAAGGCAAAGTAGTGGCGAGTGGCACACATAACGAACTTGCCGCCAAAGACGGTATTTATTCCAGGTTCCTTCAGGCTCGGAAAACGGCTGAGTCTTGGAAGATATAA
- a CDS encoding DUF7010 family protein, with translation MVDELRKEIAIQQKKGLPFIMASVIIWLLIVLVSILDINMNMKNLLVFCCSCPLLPLAWLIGKLIKVDIFSKQNPLGQLGFIFTLNQMIYLLIVMWVFSAVPEKMIMVYAMVFGAHLFPYSWLYQSKGYTVAAISIPMISLILGCALNGTTVAVAACIIEIVFACVLHMELKKMGDNYNKSQFVELSKDQVSMK, from the coding sequence ATGGTGGATGAATTAAGAAAAGAAATTGCAATTCAGCAGAAAAAAGGATTACCATTTATCATGGCATCGGTGATTATATGGCTTCTGATAGTACTTGTGTCAATTTTAGATATCAATATGAATATGAAAAATTTATTGGTATTTTGCTGTTCATGCCCATTATTACCGCTGGCTTGGCTCATTGGTAAACTTATAAAGGTGGATATCTTTTCAAAACAAAATCCACTTGGACAATTAGGCTTCATTTTCACCTTAAATCAAATGATTTATTTATTAATCGTTATGTGGGTGTTTAGTGCGGTTCCGGAAAAGATGATTATGGTATACGCTATGGTGTTTGGAGCACATTTATTTCCCTATTCATGGTTGTATCAATCAAAGGGATATACAGTTGCTGCAATTTCCATTCCGATGATTTCCTTGATTTTAGGATGTGCATTAAACGGCACAACGGTTGCTGTTGCGGCATGTATTATTGAGATAGTATTTGCTTGTGTATTACATATGGAATTAAAGAAAATGGGAGATAACTACAACAAATCCCAGTTTGTAGAGCTTAGCAAGGATCAAGTTTCTATGAAATAG
- a CDS encoding TetR/AcrR family transcriptional regulator, whose product MTTGNFEETHANILKSGLDAFLEEGYEKANLRRICKSAGVTTGAFYKHFTDKEDLFAKLVEPLADKINEIYNYYEKESFSTYGTEFPIPKEKILKVLELKQEGTLKSVEFFYAHKDIFELLIFKSYGTKYEHFLDKLIEIEDRNDWSILEMIHGKENADSIMTKQSVHIINHAFFNAISELVVHASDKEQLLSMAKTMSNFFNAGWEKYRSP is encoded by the coding sequence ATGACTACAGGTAATTTTGAAGAAACTCATGCCAACATACTAAAAAGTGGTCTGGATGCCTTCTTGGAGGAAGGCTATGAAAAAGCAAATTTGAGAAGAATTTGTAAATCAGCTGGCGTGACAACAGGAGCTTTCTATAAGCATTTTACAGATAAGGAAGATTTGTTTGCAAAGTTGGTAGAGCCTTTAGCAGATAAGATCAATGAAATTTATAACTACTACGAAAAAGAAAGTTTTTCCACCTACGGCACGGAGTTTCCCATTCCCAAAGAAAAAATCTTAAAAGTTCTTGAACTCAAACAAGAAGGGACGCTTAAAAGTGTTGAGTTTTTCTATGCACATAAAGATATCTTTGAGCTTCTTATTTTTAAATCCTATGGCACAAAGTATGAGCATTTCTTAGATAAACTCATCGAAATTGAGGATCGTAATGACTGGTCGATTTTAGAGATGATCCATGGGAAAGAAAACGCGGATTCCATTATGACCAAGCAAAGTGTCCATATCATCAATCATGCATTTTTCAACGCCATCTCTGAACTCGTTGTACACGCATCCGATAAAGAACAGCTTCTCAGTATGGCAAAGACGATGTCTAATTTTTTCAATGCGGGTTGGGAAAAGTACCGCAGCCCGTAG
- a CDS encoding energy-coupling factor transporter transmembrane protein EcfT, which yields MIKESALKKKKEGQLHPFTLFALTILVSFQVFFGNQTVYWAVLILTLLIALNASTGLFLRQIIVFSVSYGMMYLLAFADLGYVTGIFIGLFALIARFIPIFNIGIVLILTSPSKILACFRKLHMPNTVSVAMIAALRFMDEIGLRLHEIRNGMKIRGFHASLLHPVRTFELYFVPLVYKCLHVSETLVSSIIAKGIEYEGEKTSYYDMRFKFADGISLFAGVALLGVALWTS from the coding sequence ATGATAAAGGAATCAGCTCTAAAGAAAAAGAAGGAAGGACAGCTGCATCCGTTTACGCTCTTCGCGCTTACGATTCTGGTGTCCTTCCAGGTCTTTTTTGGCAATCAAACGGTCTATTGGGCAGTGCTTATTCTGACGTTGTTGATTGCTTTAAATGCCTCGACAGGTCTCTTCCTTAGACAGATTATTGTCTTTTCTGTTTCCTATGGCATGATGTATCTTTTGGCCTTCGCTGATTTGGGATATGTCACAGGCATTTTTATAGGACTTTTTGCACTCATTGCCCGCTTCATACCGATCTTTAATATTGGCATTGTGTTGATTCTTACCAGCCCATCAAAAATCTTAGCCTGTTTTCGCAAGCTTCATATGCCCAACACCGTTAGTGTAGCCATGATTGCAGCTTTGCGTTTTATGGATGAAATTGGCCTGCGCTTGCATGAGATTCGAAACGGTATGAAAATCCGCGGCTTTCATGCTTCCCTTTTGCATCCCGTCCGCACTTTTGAGCTGTACTTTGTTCCTTTGGTATATAAGTGTCTGCATGTCAGCGAAACGCTTGTCTCTTCAATTATTGCCAAAGGTATCGAGTATGAAGGAGAAAAAACCAGTTATTATGATATGCGCTTTAAATTCGCAGATGGCATCAGTCTGTTTGCCGGTGTGGCGCTTTTGGGAGTTGCACTATGGACATCATGA
- a CDS encoding recombinase family protein, giving the protein MDRCSLHIASLFCPCHKSILTNEKYKGDALLQKSFTTNFLTKEHKINEGEIPQYYVSGNHEAIIEPEVWELVQREMERRKNEKGRHSGVRLFSGKIYCGECGTRLGSKVWHSNDKYKQVIWQCNRHCKKNSPCKNGVHLTDEELKAAVLSATNKLIENKDEILNSFQEIVGGVYDTHTLEGEKAKLESEMDVCAKMIEDLIRQNAAIPQDQSEYQAKYEDLERFYNEKKAALAKVEGKLKKMQATKVDIKFCLKQLQKQDRLLQTFDEQSFCALVDHITVFSKEDIRITFRNGSEICS; this is encoded by the coding sequence ATGGATCGTTGTTCACTCCATATCGCCTCGCTTTTTTGCCCATGCCATAAATCCATCCTTACCAACGAAAAATACAAAGGCGATGCGCTCCTGCAAAAGTCCTTTACCACGAACTTTCTTACCAAAGAGCACAAGATAAACGAAGGCGAAATTCCGCAGTACTACGTCTCCGGAAACCACGAAGCCATCATTGAACCGGAGGTGTGGGAACTCGTACAACGCGAGATGGAACGGCGCAAAAACGAAAAAGGAAGACACAGTGGCGTGAGACTTTTCTCCGGCAAGATCTACTGCGGAGAATGCGGAACAAGGCTCGGTTCAAAAGTCTGGCATTCCAACGACAAATATAAGCAGGTCATCTGGCAATGCAACAGGCACTGCAAGAAAAACTCCCCCTGCAAAAACGGCGTGCATCTTACCGATGAGGAGCTAAAAGCCGCCGTCCTTTCTGCGACCAACAAGCTCATAGAGAATAAAGATGAGATTCTTAATAGCTTTCAAGAGATTGTCGGAGGCGTTTATGATACTCACACCTTGGAAGGCGAAAAAGCCAAGCTGGAAAGCGAGATGGATGTCTGTGCCAAGATGATCGAAGACCTTATCCGCCAAAATGCTGCCATCCCGCAAGACCAGAGCGAGTACCAAGCAAAGTACGAAGATCTGGAACGCTTCTACAATGAAAAAAAGGCGGCCTTAGCGAAGGTCGAAGGAAAGCTCAAAAAGATGCAGGCGACCAAAGTCGATATCAAGTTCTGCCTGAAGCAGCTACAAAAACAAGACAGGCTTCTGCAAACATTCGACGAACAGAGCTTCTGTGCTCTTGTAGATCACATCACGGTATTCAGCAAAGAAGATATCCGCATAACCTTCAGAAACGGCAGCGAGATTTGCTCTTAG
- a CDS encoding single-stranded DNA-binding protein, giving the protein MDREMININANLVKEAKFSEFEKDGKSVQVANFALVKNYGKGKEYTNCSVYGEKVKIVKEFEKGDLIHVFGYFKENKKGDKVYKNFIVKSLNKIENKKENEEE; this is encoded by the coding sequence ATGGATAGAGAAATGATAAATATTAATGCAAATTTAGTTAAGGAAGCTAAATTTTCAGAATTTGAAAAAGATGGAAAAAGTGTTCAAGTAGCAAATTTTGCTCTTGTTAAAAATTATGGAAAGGGCAAAGAATATACAAATTGCTCAGTATATGGAGAAAAGGTAAAAATTGTAAAAGAATTTGAAAAAGGAGATCTAATCCATGTCTTTGGATATTTCAAAGAAAATAAAAAAGGAGATAAGGTCTACAAGAACTTTATAGTTAAATCACTAAACAAAATAGAAAATAAGAAAGAAAACGAGGAGGAATAA
- a CDS encoding DNA alkylation repair protein, protein MKEYILNLEKEFSLIENGFKEQEKRAFADYKSNNNEHSKKLAFLAYKSNVYQVRMYGVFLFGYLSSYEEILRFMRDEVSKDDNWRVQEVLAKAFDEFCKKIGYEKALPIIDEWLENENPNTRRAVTEGLRIWTSRPYFKENPNEAIERLVNLKEDSSEYVRKSVGNALRDISKKFPELIKAELNSWKLESKEINQVYKLASKFIV, encoded by the coding sequence TTGAAAGAATATATTTTGAATTTAGAAAAAGAATTCTCTTTGATAGAGAACGGCTTTAAAGAGCAAGAAAAAAGAGCCTTTGCTGATTATAAATCTAATAATAATGAACATAGCAAAAAATTGGCATTTTTAGCTTATAAGTCCAATGTATATCAAGTTAGAATGTATGGTGTGTTTCTATTTGGATATTTATCATCATATGAAGAAATTTTAAGATTTATGAGAGATGAAGTTTCCAAAGATGACAATTGGAGAGTTCAGGAAGTATTGGCAAAGGCATTCGATGAATTTTGCAAGAAAATAGGATATGAAAAAGCACTCCCAATAATTGATGAATGGTTAGAAAATGAAAATCCGAATACGAGGAGAGCAGTAACAGAGGGATTAAGAATATGGACAAGTAGACCATATTTCAAAGAAAATCCGAATGAAGCTATTGAAAGATTAGTCAATTTAAAAGAAGATTCGAGTGAATATGTAAGAAAATCGGTTGGAAATGCTTTAAGAGATATTAGCAAAAAATTTCCAGAATTAATTAAAGCTGAACTCAATAGCTGGAAGTTGGAAAGTAAAGAAATAAATCAAGTGTATAAGTTAGCAAGTAAATTTATTGTATAA
- a CDS encoding cytidine deaminase, translating into MDIWDTMYEKAKAQFHPEEVSPFVYAHHVVCAIEAENGEIFTGFCIESCSGVLNLCAERVAALNMYVNSGQTKVKRLIAFRDKAPYGAGSGMPCGACREFFYQLNEENEKMEIMEDFEQRKTVTLKELMPNWWGKDRYAEAKAK; encoded by the coding sequence ATGGATATTTGGGATACAATGTATGAAAAGGCGAAGGCACAATTTCATCCGGAGGAAGTTTCTCCATTCGTTTACGCACATCATGTTGTATGCGCAATAGAAGCTGAAAACGGAGAAATTTTCACGGGTTTCTGCATTGAGAGCTGCAGTGGGGTTCTTAATTTGTGCGCAGAACGTGTGGCCGCTCTTAATATGTATGTAAATAGCGGACAGACGAAGGTGAAGCGCCTGATCGCATTCCGCGACAAGGCACCTTATGGCGCAGGAAGCGGTATGCCTTGTGGAGCGTGTAGAGAGTTCTTTTATCAATTGAATGAAGAAAATGAAAAAATGGAGATTATGGAGGACTTTGAACAGCGGAAGACTGTCACGTTGAAGGAGCTCATGCCAAATTGGTGGGGCAAAGATAGATATGCTGAAGCGAAAGCAAAATGA
- a CDS encoding MptD family putative ECF transporter S component, translated as MKLKNVVQIAVLGVIGFVLAMGIGMLTGLLGVVSLYVSAGFGAFFVAPVYVIMARKVQKRGASFLFWLIIGLLYIAMGYWIATPICVVAGIIAELIVGDYSNKNRIAMAFSASMFIYAMHPILFVVLLGAENIARFVSSMSLEQAQMMVASYTGNVIVICVLVNIVLELIAGRFGLFINNKFFEKNSKQSRLS; from the coding sequence ATGAAACTTAAAAATGTGGTACAAATTGCAGTGCTTGGAGTCATTGGCTTTGTTCTGGCTATGGGCATCGGTATGCTGACGGGACTTTTAGGCGTGGTTTCACTTTATGTATCCGCAGGATTTGGCGCTTTCTTTGTCGCGCCGGTCTATGTCATCATGGCACGCAAGGTGCAAAAGCGAGGTGCATCGTTTCTCTTTTGGCTGATTATCGGTCTCTTATACATTGCAATGGGCTATTGGATTGCAACACCGATTTGTGTTGTTGCCGGTATCATAGCTGAACTGATTGTAGGTGATTACAGCAATAAAAACCGTATTGCCATGGCTTTCAGCGCATCAATGTTTATTTACGCCATGCATCCGATTCTATTTGTTGTGTTGTTGGGTGCCGAAAACATTGCACGCTTTGTCAGCAGCATGAGTTTAGAGCAAGCGCAAATGATGGTGGCCAGCTATACCGGAAATGTAATAGTGATTTGCGTTTTGGTAAACATTGTTTTGGAGCTTATCGCCGGCCGTTTCGGGCTTTTCATCAATAACAAGTTTTTTGAAAAGAATAGTAAACAAAGCAGGCTTAGCTGA